In Providencia hangzhouensis, the DNA window TCAAAATTTGAAACTTAAGGGTGCGCAGTTAGGGTTGCCAACTGTCGTGATGATATTTGAGCCACAGCCCCTTGAATTTTTTATTGGTGACAAAGCGCCAGCGCGTTTGACGCGTTTGCGAGACAAAGTTAAATACCTTGCAGATAGTGGTATTGATTACCTCTTATGTGTTGAATTTAACCAGCACTTTGCGTCATTAACACCTGCTGAGTTTGTTTCTGACTTACTTGTCAGTAAGCTTGGTGTAAAGTACCTCGCTATAGGTGATGATTTCCGCTTTGGGAAAAATCGCATGGGAGACTTTGCTTTTTTACAACAAGCAGGTAGTAAATTTGGTTTTGAAGTTGCAGATACAGAAAGCTTTTGTGATTCAGGGCTCCGTATCAGCAGTACAGCGATACGAAAAGCCATTCAAGAAAATAATCTTGAATTAGCAGAAAGCCTGTTAGGGCACTCTTATCGTATTAGCGGGCGTGTGGTTCATGGTAACCAACTTGGTAGGACAATAGGTTTTCCAACGGCAAACCTACCGTTAAAACGTTTAGTCACACCAGTAACTGGTGTATATGCTGTAGAAGTTTACGGTTTAGGTGATAAGCCTTTACCGGGTGTGGCAAATATTGGCACACGTCCGACTGTATCTGGAAAAGGAACACAGTTAGAAGTTCATCTGATTGATGCAAATATGGATTTATATGGGCGTCATATCGATGTAGTGTTACGTAAGAAATTACGTGATGAGCAGCGGTTTGCTTCGTTGGAAGCGCTTAAGGAGCAAATTGCTAATGATGTAATTGCAGCGAGAGAGTATCTTACTGCAATAGGAA includes these proteins:
- the ribF gene encoding bifunctional riboflavin kinase/FAD synthetase; this translates as MELIRGIQNIRACHHGCVLTIGNFDGVHRGHQVLLQNLKLKGAQLGLPTVVMIFEPQPLEFFIGDKAPARLTRLRDKVKYLADSGIDYLLCVEFNQHFASLTPAEFVSDLLVSKLGVKYLAIGDDFRFGKNRMGDFAFLQQAGSKFGFEVADTESFCDSGLRISSTAIRKAIQENNLELAESLLGHSYRISGRVVHGNQLGRTIGFPTANLPLKRLVTPVTGVYAVEVYGLGDKPLPGVANIGTRPTVSGKGTQLEVHLIDANMDLYGRHIDVVLRKKLRDEQRFASLEALKEQIANDVIAAREYLTAIGIR